One Pectinophora gossypiella chromosome 21, ilPecGoss1.1, whole genome shotgun sequence genomic region harbors:
- the LOC126376741 gene encoding uncharacterized protein LOC126376741 has protein sequence MRVLILIALVALACAVSSSPIDRKRQLINRPPKDLMLLRTIRSEDHVKGYRRRFQVKGGTQKPELSLRKGEYMCGDRVCRLGPGEMPPGCNGVCQYPIMAQLPDFNTRV, from the exons ATGCGTGTTTTG aTACTTATCGCCCTTGTCGCGCTGGCTTGCGCGGTCAGTTCGTCTCCCATCGACCGCAAGCGACAGCTCATCAATCGACCCCCAAAAGACTTGATGCTCCTCAGGACTATCAGATCGGAAGACCACGTCAAAGGTTACCGGCGGCGTTTTCAAGTTAAAG GTGGAACCCAGAAACCGGAGCTGAGCCTCCGTAAAGGCGAGTACATGTGCGGGGACAGAGTGTGCAGGCTGGGCCCGGGCGAGATGCCCCCCGGCTGCAACGGCGTCTGCCAATACCCCATTATGGCCCAACTGCCTGACTTCAATACACGAGTGTGA